The following are from one region of the Carassius gibelio isolate Cgi1373 ecotype wild population from Czech Republic chromosome A13, carGib1.2-hapl.c, whole genome shotgun sequence genome:
- the LOC128026441 gene encoding E3 SUMO-protein ligase ZBED1-like, with protein sequence MSQPETSAAAADDLVPKRRSTSKIWQFFGFKRDDHMQTEVICKTCKSRVATKTGNTSNLFSHLKAKHNDLYQLCSAEKSSSSGESTLVHQPKQQSISSSFESITPYPVSSRRHREITEAITRYLAKDMVPIATVGKPGFLHLMNTIDKRYNIPSRTYFSRIAIPQMYEHTRNRVMLELRDVEHFACTTDLWSSRTTEPYISLTVHFIDKAFKMRSLCLQTAYFPSEHSGENIALGLREALSGWNLNEARLVCFTTDNATNMIKAAEINGWPRLQCFGHRLHLAIENAVKCDTRISRALGVCKKLVGHFSHSWKKKEALKKAQRELNLPEHGLITECPTRWGTKQQMMERILEQQRALSQVLSENRSTRHLVPSWQDIEVLESVNKALKPLQDFTDALSGEEYVSISYLLPVLRLLNTQTLAADEEDTELTCSIKTKVLGYMEAKYEDPATQTLLNIATFLDPRFKKDYIPKEQWEEISLRIKSEMKEAQPAVAISSSSVGAAVSGAEAEPCQSATATSTKRMKKSLGSLLQTSVTSPSESSDHATIEAEFNSYILIPKIHSEQDPLAWWGIHKVNFPHLSKLAEKYLCVPATSTPSERLFSTSGNVVTCQRASLKPNKVDMLVFLSKNL encoded by the exons ATGAGCCAGCCTGAGACATCCGCAGCTGCTGCCGACGATTTAGTGCCAAAACGAAGAAGCACCTCAAAGATATGGCAGTTTTTTGGATTTAAAAGAGATGACCACATGCAGACTGAAGTTATATGTAAAACATGTAAATCTCGTGTAGCAACGAAAACGGGAAACACTTCAAATCTGTTCAGTCACCTCAAAGCAAAGCACAACGATTTGTATCAGCTATGCTCTGCAGAAAAATCTTCAAGCTCAGGTGAATCAACCCTCGTTCACCAACCCAAGCAACAATCCATATCATCAAGCTTCGAAAGCATAACACCATATCCTGTAAGTTCCCGCCGTCATAGAGAGATAACCGAGGCCATTACACGCTATCTGGCAAAGGATATGGTTCCGATCGCCACAGTCGGGAAACCAGGGTTTTTGCACCTGATGAATACCATCGACAAACGGTACAACATTCCCTCTCGAACCTATTTTTCACGCATTGCTATCCCCCAAATGTACGAGCATACTCGCAACCGTGTCATGTTGGAACTGAGAGATGTCGAACATTTTGCGTGTACAACGGACCTCTGGTCCAGTAGGACAACAGAGCCGTACATTAGTTTAACGGTTCACTTTATTGACAAAGCCTTTAAGATGAGAAGTCTGTGCTTACAGACAGCATATTTCCCCAGTGAACACAGTGGGGAAAACATAGCGCTGGGACTGCGAGAGGCTTTGTCTGGCTGGAATTTGAATGAGGCGCGTCTAGTGTGTTTTACCACTGACAACGCAACCAATATGATCAAAGCGGCGGAAATAAATGGTTGGCCCCGACTACAGTGCTTCGGGCACAGACTGCACCTTGCTATTG AAAATGCAGTCAAATGTGACACACGCATCAGTCGTGCTCTAGGAGTGTGCAAAAAGCTAGTGGGACATTTTTCCCATAGCTGGAAAAAGAAAGAAGCGCTAAAGAAAGCACAGAGAGAGCTTAACCTGCCAGAACATGGTCTGATCACAGAGTGCCCTACACGATGGGGCACTAAGCAACAAATGATGGAAAGGATCCTGGAACAGCAGAGGGCTCTGTCACAAGTTCTCTCTGAAAATCGGAGTACAAGACATCTGGTTCCATCTTGGCAGGACATTGAGGTCCTTGAGTCCGTAAACAAGGCATTGAAGCCACTTCAAGattttacagatgctttgtctGGGGAAGAATACGTGAGCATTTCCTATCTACTTCCAGTTCTTCGTTTACTGAACACACAAACCCTTGCTGCTGACGAGGAAGACACAGAGCTGACATGCTCAATTAAAACCAAAGTGCTGGGCTACATGGAGGCAAAATATGAGGATCCTGCAACCCAAACTCTCTTGAACATTGCCACTTTTTTAGATCCAAGGTTCAAAAAAGACTACATTCCTAAGGAACAATGGGAAGAAATTAGTTTAAGGATAAAATCAGAAATGAAG gaggCACAACCTGCTGTTGccatatcatcatcatcagtgggTGCTGCTGTGTCAGGTGCTGAGGCTGAGCCATGTCAAAGTGCCACAGCCACAAGTACAAAGAGGATGAAGAAGTCTTTAGGAAGTCTCTTACAGACCTCAGTCACATCTCCCTCTGAATCCTCTGACCATGCAACCATTGAAGCAGAATTTAACAGCTACATTCTGATCCCCAAAATCCACAGTGAGCAGGACCCTTTGGCATGGTGGGGAATTCACAAGGTAAATTTCCCCCACTTAAGCAAGCTGGCGGAAAAATATCTTTGTGTGCCTGCCACTAGCACACCATCTGAAAGACTTTTCAGCACATCAGGCAATGTAGTTACATGTCAGCGTGCATCCCTGAAACCAAACAAAGTGGACATGCTGGTTTTCTTGTCCAAAAATCTTTAA